Proteins encoded within one genomic window of Couchioplanes caeruleus:
- a CDS encoding amino acid permease yields the protein MATTPGRKPGIFAVRDVRSLITETAEEGHGLKKAVGSWQLTAMGVGAIIGTGIFVVIGEGAGVAGPAVILSFVLAAVACAFSALSYAELASSIPVSGSAYTYTYATLGEIVAWIIGWDLILEYGVSVAAIAVGWGGNLNAFLGAAFGWTLPDAIAKSPEDGGVFNLPAVIIVLAITLLLVRGVTESARVNLVMVVVKLAVLLFFIAVAMVNFSTGHFQPFAPSGVDGVTAAAAIIFFAYIGFDAVSTGSEEARNPARDLPKAIIGSLAICTVFYVLTAVGAIGIASPQTLEGSDAPLAAALDQGAGLSWAAAVLALGAVVAITSVVLVIMYGQTRIFFAMCRDGLLPQRLATVNPRYGTPAKLTVVLGVLIAILAALVPLSEIVKLVNIGTLFAFVLVNIGVIILRRTRPDMPRPYRVPWSPVLPVLGVLFAVYLMSDLPWDTWVRFVAWLAVGLLIYFLYGYRNSRLRHEDTGTPGWARGEGRNP from the coding sequence ATGGCAACGACTCCGGGCCGGAAACCGGGCATCTTCGCGGTGCGCGACGTCCGCTCGCTGATCACCGAGACCGCCGAGGAGGGGCACGGCCTGAAGAAGGCCGTCGGGTCCTGGCAGCTCACCGCCATGGGCGTCGGCGCCATCATCGGCACCGGCATCTTCGTCGTCATCGGCGAGGGCGCCGGGGTGGCCGGGCCGGCGGTGATCCTGTCCTTCGTGCTGGCCGCCGTCGCCTGCGCGTTCTCGGCCCTGTCGTACGCCGAGCTGGCGTCGTCGATCCCGGTCTCCGGCAGCGCGTACACGTACACGTACGCCACGCTCGGCGAGATCGTCGCCTGGATCATCGGCTGGGACCTGATCCTCGAGTACGGCGTCAGCGTGGCCGCGATCGCGGTGGGCTGGGGCGGCAACCTCAACGCCTTCCTGGGTGCCGCGTTCGGCTGGACCCTGCCGGACGCCATCGCCAAGTCGCCCGAGGACGGCGGCGTCTTCAACCTCCCAGCGGTGATCATCGTCCTGGCGATCACACTGCTGCTGGTCCGCGGCGTCACCGAGAGCGCGCGGGTCAACCTGGTCATGGTCGTGGTGAAGCTCGCCGTGCTGTTGTTCTTCATCGCGGTGGCGATGGTCAACTTCAGCACCGGCCACTTCCAGCCGTTCGCACCGTCCGGCGTCGACGGGGTGACCGCGGCGGCCGCGATCATCTTCTTCGCGTACATCGGCTTCGACGCGGTCTCCACCGGCAGCGAGGAGGCGCGCAACCCGGCCCGGGACCTGCCGAAGGCGATCATCGGCTCGCTGGCGATCTGCACGGTGTTCTACGTGCTCACCGCGGTCGGCGCGATCGGCATCGCCAGCCCTCAGACGCTCGAGGGCAGCGACGCTCCCCTGGCCGCCGCCCTCGACCAGGGCGCCGGGCTGAGCTGGGCGGCCGCGGTCCTCGCGCTCGGCGCGGTCGTGGCGATCACCAGCGTGGTCCTGGTCATCATGTACGGCCAGACCCGCATCTTCTTCGCCATGTGCCGCGACGGCCTGCTCCCCCAGCGGCTCGCCACGGTCAACCCGCGCTACGGCACGCCGGCGAAGCTCACCGTCGTGCTGGGCGTGCTGATCGCGATCCTGGCCGCGCTGGTGCCGCTCTCCGAGATCGTCAAGTTGGTCAACATCGGCACGCTGTTCGCCTTCGTCCTGGTCAACATCGGCGTGATCATCCTGCGCCGGACCCGGCCCGACATGCCGAGGCCGTACCGGGTGCCGTGGTCGCCGGTGCTGCCCGTCCTCGGCGTCCTGTTCGCCGTCTACCTGATGAGCGACCTGCCGTGGGACACCTGGGTCCGGTTCGTCGCCTGGCTCGCGGTGGGCCTGCTCATCTACTTCCTGTACGGCTACCGCAACTCCCGGCTGCGCCACGAGGACACCGGCACCCCGGGCTGGGCCCGCGGGGAAGGAAGGAACCCGTGA
- a CDS encoding universal stress protein — translation MTGPVIVGVDGGATGRDALVLGRWAASVLGVPLVVAVVRPAPAALGSGRVDAEWIADRDRAAGAVLEDARALLAGAPEDAQFRIVASSSAAHGLHDLAEELRAELIVVGSGRAGPRHRLFTGSTADRLLAGSVCPVAVAPSGLETPPGAYGRIGVAYVDTPDGRAALEAAARLAVRTGSRIRLSTVVAGADAALPFLVGQDAERAFLDTARETYEQSLARAAESVPDARVDWEIRVGDVVDQLAELDDVDVLFCGSRGYGPARRVLLGGVSARLLRRARRPVVVVPRSG, via the coding sequence GTGACCGGCCCGGTGATCGTGGGGGTGGACGGGGGTGCCACCGGCCGGGACGCCCTGGTCCTGGGCCGGTGGGCGGCGTCGGTGCTCGGCGTTCCGCTGGTGGTGGCGGTGGTACGCCCGGCGCCCGCGGCGCTGGGCTCGGGCCGGGTGGACGCCGAGTGGATCGCCGACCGCGACCGGGCCGCCGGGGCCGTGCTGGAGGACGCCCGCGCGCTGCTCGCCGGGGCGCCCGAGGACGCGCAGTTCCGGATCGTCGCCTCGAGCTCCGCGGCGCACGGCCTGCACGACCTGGCCGAGGAGCTGCGGGCGGAGCTCATCGTGGTGGGTTCCGGGCGGGCGGGTCCCCGGCACCGGCTCTTCACGGGCAGCACCGCCGACCGGCTCCTGGCCGGCAGCGTGTGCCCGGTGGCGGTGGCCCCGTCGGGCCTGGAGACGCCGCCGGGGGCGTACGGCCGCATCGGCGTCGCGTATGTGGACACTCCCGACGGCCGCGCGGCGCTGGAGGCGGCGGCGCGGCTGGCGGTGCGCACCGGCAGCCGCATCCGGCTCTCGACGGTGGTGGCCGGGGCCGACGCGGCGCTGCCGTTCCTCGTCGGTCAGGACGCCGAGCGCGCCTTCCTCGACACCGCCCGCGAGACCTACGAGCAGTCGCTGGCCCGGGCCGCGGAGTCGGTGCCCGACGCACGCGTGGACTGGGAGATCCGCGTCGGCGACGTGGTCGACCAGCTCGCCGAGCTGGACGACGTGGACGTGCTGTTCTGCGGTTCGCGCGGCTACGGCCCGGCACGGCGGGTGCTGCTCGGCGGCGTGTCGGCGCGGCTGCTGCGCCGGGCCCGCCGTCCGGTCGTCGTCGTTCCCCGCAGCGGCTGA
- a CDS encoding serine/threonine-protein kinase, with the protein MRTLGGRYQLVQRIGIGGMSEVWRGHDRVLDRPVAVKIMAPAVEGTLGDVNGVELVRTEARSAARLAHPNVAGVHDFGTSPAPGREVPYIVMELVEGQTLMEHLAGGRLDWRIAVRICAEVAAALAAAHAEQVVHRDVKPANIMLTPSGAKVLDFGIAASTGTPDPDPDGPVMGTPAYVAPERFEGLPATPASDMYSLGVLLYHCLSGRLPWNAESGTALVYAQRYRDPDPLPPVDGLATEVVDLCSRCLHKDPAERPTALVAALLLAEAVDARVYVPLADLGTRMPRPSTLSPWDERAAQASTDMALPVDQETIVQERPGRHRA; encoded by the coding sequence ATGCGCACGCTGGGCGGGCGGTACCAGCTCGTACAGCGCATCGGCATCGGCGGGATGTCCGAGGTGTGGCGCGGCCACGACCGGGTGCTGGACCGGCCGGTAGCCGTGAAGATCATGGCGCCGGCCGTGGAGGGCACGCTCGGCGACGTGAACGGCGTCGAGCTCGTCCGCACCGAGGCACGCTCCGCGGCCCGGCTGGCACATCCCAACGTCGCCGGCGTGCACGACTTCGGCACGTCGCCGGCGCCGGGCCGGGAGGTCCCGTACATCGTCATGGAGCTGGTCGAGGGGCAGACCCTCATGGAGCACCTCGCCGGTGGCCGGCTCGACTGGCGCATCGCCGTGCGGATCTGCGCCGAGGTCGCGGCGGCGCTGGCCGCCGCGCACGCCGAGCAGGTCGTGCACCGCGACGTCAAGCCCGCCAACATCATGCTCACCCCGTCCGGGGCGAAGGTCCTCGACTTCGGGATCGCGGCCTCCACCGGCACCCCCGACCCCGATCCGGACGGCCCGGTCATGGGTACGCCGGCCTATGTCGCACCGGAACGCTTCGAGGGCCTGCCCGCCACCCCGGCCTCCGACATGTACTCGCTCGGCGTGCTGCTCTATCACTGCCTTTCCGGCCGGCTGCCCTGGAACGCCGAGTCCGGCACCGCGCTCGTGTACGCCCAGCGCTACCGCGACCCGGACCCGCTGCCGCCCGTCGACGGCCTCGCGACCGAGGTGGTCGACCTGTGCTCGCGGTGCCTGCACAAGGACCCGGCGGAGCGACCGACCGCGCTGGTCGCGGCCCTGCTGCTGGCCGAGGCGGTGGACGCCCGCGTCTACGTCCCGCTGGCCGACCTGGGCACCCGGATGCCCCGCCCGTCGACGCTGTCGCCGTGGGACGAGCGGGCGGCGCAGGCGTCGACGGACATGGCGCTGCCGGTGGACCAGGAGACGATCGTGCAGGAACGCCCCGGCCGTCACCGCGCCTGA